One genomic window of Microbacterium sp. BH-3-3-3 includes the following:
- a CDS encoding Ppx/GppA phosphatase family protein, whose amino-acid sequence MRLGVLDIGSNTVHLLVANARAGGRPTATTSHRSVLRLMRYLQPDGSISPEGVKGLVDAVTAACATAKAEGVDELLATATSAVRDATNGEAVIALIEEALGQPLQVLGGETEARFTYLAVRRWFGWSAGQILLFDIGGGSLEIAGGADELPDLAESVPLGAGRSTVQFLPHDPPSADEIDALRQHAMTVLAPVAERFAALPRPDHVVGSSKAIRSLAKLAGYPVPGWSGIDRMVLPRRELKDWIPRLARIPADAREALPGITADRTFQIVAAAIVVERAMKALDVEELEVSPWALREGVLLRYIESLEY is encoded by the coding sequence GTGCGCCTGGGAGTCCTCGACATCGGTTCGAACACCGTCCATCTGCTCGTCGCGAACGCCCGGGCCGGAGGTCGTCCCACCGCGACGACCTCGCACCGCTCGGTCCTGCGCCTCATGCGGTATCTGCAGCCCGACGGGTCCATCTCGCCCGAGGGTGTGAAGGGCCTCGTGGATGCCGTGACCGCTGCCTGCGCGACGGCCAAGGCCGAGGGCGTCGACGAGTTGCTCGCGACCGCGACGTCGGCCGTTCGCGATGCGACCAACGGCGAGGCCGTCATCGCGCTGATCGAGGAGGCCCTGGGCCAGCCCCTGCAGGTGCTCGGGGGCGAGACCGAGGCGCGCTTCACCTACCTCGCGGTGCGGCGGTGGTTCGGCTGGTCGGCCGGGCAGATCCTGTTGTTCGACATCGGCGGCGGGTCGCTCGAGATCGCCGGCGGTGCCGACGAGCTGCCCGATCTCGCCGAGTCGGTGCCCCTGGGCGCGGGCCGTTCGACCGTGCAGTTCCTTCCGCACGATCCGCCGAGCGCCGACGAGATCGACGCGCTGCGCCAGCACGCCATGACGGTGCTCGCGCCGGTGGCCGAGCGCTTCGCCGCGCTCCCCCGTCCCGACCACGTCGTGGGCTCGTCGAAGGCGATCCGCTCGCTCGCGAAGCTCGCGGGCTACCCGGTGCCGGGGTGGTCGGGCATCGACCGCATGGTCCTGCCCCGGCGGGAGTTGAAGGACTGGATCCCGCGCCTCGCGCGCATCCCCGCCGACGCCCGCGAGGCCCTTCCCGGCATCACGGCCGATCGCACGTTCCAGATCGTCGCCGCCGCGATCGTGGTGGAGCGGGCGATGAAGGCCCTCGACGTCGAGGAGCTCGAGGTCTCTCCGTGGGCGCTCCGCGAGGGCGTCCTGCTGCGCTACATCGAGTCGCTCGAGTACTGA
- the rplM gene encoding 50S ribosomal protein L13 produces the protein MTRTFTPKAAEVTREWVVIDATDVVLGRLASHAAVLLRGKHKATFANHIDSGDFVIVINAEKVALTGQKLQKKKAYRHSGYPGGLKSVTYEELLDKNPVRAVEKAIRGMLPKNSLGAAQLKKLKVYRGAEHPHGAQLPTAYTFDQVAQ, from the coding sequence GTGACGCGCACTTTCACCCCCAAGGCCGCTGAGGTCACGCGCGAGTGGGTCGTTATCGACGCCACCGACGTCGTCCTCGGCCGTCTGGCCTCGCACGCGGCGGTCCTCCTCCGCGGCAAGCACAAGGCCACCTTCGCCAACCACATCGACTCGGGCGACTTCGTCATCGTGATCAACGCCGAAAAGGTGGCGCTCACGGGTCAGAAGCTCCAGAAGAAGAAGGCCTACCGCCACTCGGGCTACCCGGGCGGCCTCAAGTCGGTCACGTACGAGGAACTCCTCGACAAGAACCCCGTCCGCGCGGTCGAGAAGGCCATCCGCGGCATGCTGCCCAAGAACAGCCTCGGCGCGGCGCAGCTCAAGAAGCTCAAGGTGTACCGCGGCGCCGAGCACCCCCACGGTGCTCAGCTGCCCACGGCCTACACCTTCGACCAGGTCGCCCAGTAA
- the rpsI gene encoding 30S ribosomal protein S9, with amino-acid sequence MSNIDPSNYSTETPAEQSVVAAERPVLSVPGAAVGRRKQAIARVRLVPGSGTITVNGRTIEDYFPNKLHQQLINDPFTVLELAGSYDVIARISGGGPSGQAGALRLGIARSLNGIDEENNRPTLKKAGFLSRDARVKERKKAGLKKARKAPQYSKR; translated from the coding sequence GTGTCGAACATCGACCCCAGCAACTACAGCACCGAGACGCCGGCCGAGCAGTCCGTCGTCGCGGCCGAGCGCCCCGTTCTCTCGGTTCCCGGCGCAGCCGTCGGCCGTCGCAAGCAGGCCATCGCCCGCGTGCGTCTGGTTCCCGGCTCGGGCACGATCACGGTCAACGGCCGCACGATCGAGGACTACTTCCCGAACAAGCTGCACCAGCAGCTGATCAACGACCCGTTCACGGTGCTCGAGCTCGCGGGCTCGTACGACGTGATCGCACGCATCTCCGGTGGCGGCCCCTCGGGTCAGGCCGGCGCGCTGCGTCTCGGCATCGCCCGTTCGCTGAACGGCATCGACGAAGAGAACAACCGCCCCACCCTGAAGAAGGCCGGCTTCCTCTCGCGCGACGCTCGCGTCAAGGAGCGCAAGAAGGCCGGACTCAAGAAGGCCCGCAAGGCGCCTCAGTACTCCAAGCGCTGA
- the glmS gene encoding glutamine--fructose-6-phosphate transaminase (isomerizing), with protein sequence MCGIIGYVGPRQSQDILLAGLSRLEYRGYDSAGIAVIDGEGGLGMRKRAGKLAVLRDDLESSPMPNGTTGIGHTRWATHGGPTDANAHPHLADDDKLAVIHNGIIENFAELKSELVGEGFAFRSETDTEVAAVMIGREYARTKDLVQAFRAVVSRLEGAYTLLAMHEDHPGLVVGARRNSPLVIGLGEGENFLGSDVAAFVEHTRNALAIGQDEIVAITPDGVEVTDFSGAPVEVEAFEVTWDASAAEKGGWSSFMAKEVSEEPEAVANTIRGRIHEGRVEIPELEGLDDFLADIDRILVIACGTAAYAGMVGKYALETWTRVPVDVELAHEFRYRDPVLSARTLVVSISQSGETMDTLMAVKYARSRGAKTLSICNTQGATIPRESDAIVYTHAGPEVAVASTKAFVAQITALYLLALHVGRVRGAIDPVVAVEAVTELEAVPGKIARVLETEQARIEQLAHWMADTRSVLFLGRNVGYPIALEGALKLKELAYIHAEGFAAGELKHGPIALIEPGQPVFVVVPSPRGSGEMHKKVVSNIQEIRARGARVIAIAEEGDVAVLPAADEVLRIPLAAPLFEPLLAVVPLHIFAMSLAEAKGLDVDQPRNLAKSVTVE encoded by the coding sequence ATGTGCGGAATCATCGGTTACGTGGGTCCCCGGCAGAGCCAGGACATTCTTCTGGCGGGTCTGTCGCGGCTGGAATACCGGGGTTACGACTCCGCTGGGATCGCCGTCATCGACGGTGAGGGCGGGCTCGGCATGCGTAAGCGCGCGGGCAAGCTCGCGGTGCTGCGCGACGACCTCGAGTCCTCGCCCATGCCGAACGGCACCACCGGCATCGGCCACACGCGATGGGCGACGCACGGCGGCCCGACCGACGCCAACGCCCACCCCCACCTGGCCGACGACGACAAGCTCGCCGTCATCCACAACGGCATCATCGAGAACTTCGCCGAGCTGAAGAGCGAGCTCGTCGGCGAGGGCTTCGCCTTCCGCAGCGAGACCGACACCGAGGTCGCCGCGGTCATGATCGGTCGCGAGTACGCCCGTACCAAAGACCTGGTGCAGGCGTTCCGCGCCGTCGTCTCGCGTCTCGAGGGCGCGTACACGCTGCTCGCCATGCACGAGGATCACCCGGGCCTGGTCGTCGGCGCTCGCCGCAACTCGCCCCTGGTCATCGGGCTCGGTGAGGGAGAGAACTTCCTCGGATCCGACGTCGCCGCCTTCGTCGAGCACACCCGCAACGCGCTCGCCATCGGCCAGGACGAGATCGTCGCGATCACGCCCGACGGTGTCGAGGTCACCGACTTCTCGGGCGCCCCCGTCGAGGTCGAGGCCTTCGAGGTCACGTGGGACGCGTCGGCCGCCGAGAAGGGCGGCTGGTCGTCGTTCATGGCCAAGGAGGTCTCGGAGGAGCCCGAGGCCGTCGCGAACACCATCCGCGGTCGCATCCACGAGGGCCGCGTCGAGATCCCCGAGCTCGAGGGGCTCGACGACTTCCTCGCCGACATCGACCGCATCCTCGTGATCGCGTGCGGCACGGCCGCCTACGCCGGCATGGTCGGCAAGTACGCGCTTGAGACGTGGACCCGCGTTCCCGTCGACGTCGAGCTCGCCCACGAGTTCCGCTACCGCGACCCGGTGCTGTCCGCGCGCACACTGGTCGTCTCGATCAGCCAGTCGGGCGAGACCATGGACACGCTCATGGCCGTGAAGTACGCCCGCTCGCGGGGGGCCAAGACGCTGTCGATCTGCAACACGCAGGGTGCCACCATCCCGCGTGAGTCGGATGCCATCGTCTACACGCACGCGGGACCCGAGGTCGCCGTGGCGTCGACGAAGGCCTTCGTCGCGCAGATCACCGCGCTGTATCTTCTCGCCCTGCACGTGGGTCGTGTCCGCGGAGCCATCGACCCGGTCGTCGCCGTCGAGGCCGTCACCGAGCTCGAGGCCGTTCCGGGCAAGATCGCCCGCGTGCTCGAGACCGAGCAGGCGCGCATCGAGCAGCTGGCGCACTGGATGGCCGACACCCGCTCGGTGCTGTTCCTCGGCCGCAACGTGGGGTACCCCATCGCGCTCGAGGGTGCCCTCAAGCTCAAGGAGCTGGCGTACATCCACGCCGAGGGCTTCGCCGCCGGTGAGCTCAAGCACGGCCCCATCGCGCTGATCGAGCCCGGCCAGCCCGTCTTCGTCGTCGTGCCCTCGCCGCGCGGCTCGGGCGAGATGCACAAGAAGGTCGTCTCGAACATTCAGGAGATCCGCGCCCGCGGCGCCCGCGTCATCGCGATCGCCGAAGAGGGCGACGTCGCCGTGCTGCCCGCGGCCGACGAGGTGCTGCGCATTCCGCTGGCGGCCCCGCTCTTCGAGCCGCTGCTGGCGGTCGTGCCGCTGCACATCTTCGCGATGAGTCTGGCCGAGGCCAAGGGTCTCGACGTCGACCAGCCGCGCAACCTGGCGAAGTCGGTGACGGTCGAGTAG
- a CDS encoding type II CAAX prenyl endopeptidase Rce1 family protein, giving the protein MSDESAVPSPARRARRRRPRRWREGGSTTARWDVEMLGWAVLALGAGALASRAASEMLPVETRAASAQAVIWLAFAVPVVFALGRSRPRGLLVFRTVDLLYGVVFGVLVRLAQGAIAGAGGEPAPWPTTFSADGALPTSFVFDAVAGTIVSSAAEEFFFRGVVLVCVYTVLRRFSGPVAAGVAAAALSTGSFVGAHLLVAAPGSVDAPTLGILGLVASALVLGSGRLGGALFTHIVFNATGYALIAVGTLSA; this is encoded by the coding sequence ATGAGCGACGAATCCGCCGTCCCGAGCCCCGCCCGGCGTGCCCGGCGTCGTCGGCCCCGCCGGTGGCGCGAGGGCGGCTCCACGACCGCGCGCTGGGACGTCGAGATGCTCGGCTGGGCCGTGCTCGCGCTGGGCGCGGGGGCGCTCGCGTCGCGCGCCGCGTCGGAGATGCTGCCCGTCGAGACCCGCGCGGCGTCGGCGCAGGCGGTGATCTGGCTCGCCTTCGCGGTGCCCGTCGTGTTCGCTCTCGGTCGTTCCCGTCCTCGCGGTCTGCTCGTGTTCCGAACGGTGGACCTGCTCTACGGGGTCGTGTTCGGCGTCCTCGTGCGCCTGGCCCAGGGGGCGATCGCCGGAGCCGGGGGAGAGCCGGCCCCCTGGCCGACGACGTTCTCGGCCGACGGCGCGCTGCCCACGTCTTTCGTCTTCGACGCCGTCGCCGGCACGATCGTGTCGTCCGCGGCAGAGGAGTTCTTCTTCCGCGGCGTCGTTCTCGTGTGCGTCTATACGGTGCTGCGACGATTCAGCGGCCCGGTGGCGGCCGGCGTGGCCGCGGCGGCCCTGTCGACCGGCTCGTTCGTCGGCGCGCACCTGCTGGTCGCGGCGCCCGGCTCGGTGGATGCGCCGACCCTCGGCATCCTGGGACTGGTCGCCAGCGCCCTCGTCCTCGGCTCGGGACGTCTGGGCGGCGCGCTTTTCACGCATATCGTCTTCAACGCGACGGGGTACGCCCTGATCGCGGTGGGGACCCTGTCGGCCTGA
- the tsaE gene encoding tRNA (adenosine(37)-N6)-threonylcarbamoyltransferase complex ATPase subunit type 1 TsaE, with amino-acid sequence MSVPDELLGVREVAGPADMEDLGRAVGRALAPGDVVVLTGPLGAGKTTLTRGIGEGLGIRGPVQSPTFVIARTHPSLGGGTPLVHVDAYRLGAAVELDDLDIDVAGSAVVVEWGSGVAEYLADTWWEIEIDRQTGGRGVDNACGEIAVHTVELDADAPRTVTISRRP; translated from the coding sequence GTGAGCGTTCCCGACGAGCTGCTGGGCGTGCGCGAGGTCGCGGGTCCGGCCGATATGGAGGACCTGGGCCGCGCCGTCGGGCGCGCGCTCGCTCCCGGCGACGTCGTGGTGCTGACCGGCCCGCTCGGCGCCGGCAAGACGACCCTCACCCGCGGGATCGGTGAGGGACTCGGCATCCGGGGTCCGGTGCAGAGCCCGACGTTCGTGATCGCGCGCACGCATCCCTCGCTCGGGGGCGGCACGCCGCTCGTGCACGTGGACGCCTATCGCTTGGGAGCCGCGGTCGAGCTCGACGACCTCGACATCGACGTGGCGGGTTCCGCCGTCGTCGTCGAGTGGGGGAGCGGGGTGGCCGAGTACCTCGCCGACACGTGGTGGGAGATCGAGATCGACCGTCAGACCGGCGGCCGCGGGGTCGACAACGCCTGCGGTGAGATCGCGGTGCACACCGTCGAGCTCGACGCCGACGCCCCGCGCACCGTGACCATCTCGCGCCGACCCTGA
- a CDS encoding alpha/beta fold hydrolase, giving the protein MSEITAHHGLLTDIDLHVDDTGGTGRPVVLIHGWPLSGESWAHQVPALEAAGHRVVTYDRRGFGRSDKPRTGYDYDTFADDLEAVLTALDLRDVTLVGFSMGGGEVARYLTRHGSGRVHSVVFAAAVPPYLAKTEDNPEGPLDDETADGMKQGLKGDEKAFYHQFTTDFFSVDGALAVPAAEQVEAERLANQADHHAALKSMEAFATTDFREDLPNVTVPTLVIHGDSDATVPFEGSGKRTHEAIAGSELHVVAGAPHGVNVSHADEFNRVLIDFLQR; this is encoded by the coding sequence ATGAGCGAGATCACCGCACACCATGGACTTCTGACCGACATCGACCTGCACGTCGACGACACGGGCGGCACGGGTCGCCCCGTCGTGCTGATCCACGGATGGCCCCTCTCGGGCGAATCCTGGGCCCATCAGGTGCCCGCCCTCGAGGCGGCCGGCCACCGCGTGGTGACGTACGACCGTCGCGGCTTCGGCCGGAGCGACAAGCCCCGTACGGGGTACGACTACGACACGTTCGCCGACGACCTCGAGGCCGTCCTCACCGCCCTCGACCTGCGCGACGTCACGCTCGTCGGCTTCTCGATGGGCGGCGGCGAGGTCGCCCGCTACCTGACGCGTCACGGATCGGGTCGCGTGCACAGCGTCGTCTTCGCCGCAGCCGTGCCCCCGTACCTGGCGAAGACCGAGGACAACCCCGAGGGCCCCCTCGACGACGAGACCGCCGACGGCATGAAGCAGGGCCTGAAGGGCGACGAGAAGGCGTTCTACCACCAGTTCACGACGGACTTCTTCTCGGTCGACGGCGCGCTCGCCGTGCCCGCGGCCGAGCAGGTCGAAGCCGAGCGCCTCGCGAACCAGGCCGACCACCACGCAGCACTGAAGTCGATGGAGGCGTTCGCCACGACCGACTTCCGCGAGGATCTGCCGAACGTGACCGTTCCGACCCTCGTCATCCACGGGGACAGCGACGCCACGGTGCCCTTCGAGGGGTCGGGCAAGCGCACGCACGAGGCCATCGCGGGCAGCGAGCTGCACGTGGTCGCGGGGGCCCCGCACGGCGTGAACGTCAGCCACGCCGACGAGTTCAACCGCGTGCTGATCGACTTCCTGCAGCGCTGA
- the coaA gene encoding type I pantothenate kinase, with protein MSAAETAAPAPSLSPYRQIDRDDWARMAGGIAQPLTDNEIVQLRGIGDRLDPREVAEVYLPLSRLLSLYARATRRLGADTSEFLGEPDATTPFVIGVAGSVAVGKSTIARLLRELMSRWPDTPRVELVTTDGFLYPNAELERRGLMDRKGFPESYDRRALVEFLSEVKSGAGEARAPFYSHVRYDIMPDAHVSVHRPDVVIVEGLNVLQPPPSPNEVAVSDLFDFSIYVDADAAHIERWYVDRFLALRDNAFTNPTSFFRVFADISDDEAVERALGYWREINLPNLEENVLPTRHRAKLVLQKGADHTVESVLLRKL; from the coding sequence GTGTCCGCCGCCGAGACCGCCGCTCCCGCGCCGTCGCTGAGCCCCTACCGCCAGATCGATCGTGACGACTGGGCCCGCATGGCCGGGGGGATCGCGCAGCCGCTCACCGACAACGAGATCGTGCAGCTGCGGGGCATCGGCGACCGCCTCGACCCTCGCGAGGTGGCCGAGGTGTATCTGCCGCTCAGTCGTCTGCTGAGCCTGTATGCGCGGGCGACCCGCCGACTCGGCGCCGACACGAGCGAGTTCCTGGGCGAGCCCGACGCCACGACCCCCTTCGTCATCGGCGTCGCCGGTTCAGTTGCGGTGGGAAAATCGACCATCGCGCGCCTGCTGCGCGAACTCATGAGCCGCTGGCCCGACACTCCCCGCGTGGAGCTCGTGACGACCGACGGCTTCCTCTATCCCAACGCCGAGCTCGAGCGACGCGGGTTGATGGACCGCAAGGGCTTTCCCGAGTCGTACGACCGGCGGGCGCTGGTGGAGTTCCTCAGCGAGGTGAAGTCGGGCGCCGGCGAGGCCCGGGCACCGTTCTACTCGCACGTGCGGTACGACATCATGCCCGACGCGCACGTGAGCGTGCACCGCCCCGACGTGGTCATCGTCGAGGGGCTCAACGTTCTGCAACCGCCGCCGTCGCCCAACGAGGTCGCCGTCAGCGACCTGTTCGACTTCTCGATCTACGTGGATGCCGACGCGGCACACATCGAGCGCTGGTACGTCGACCGCTTCCTGGCGTTGCGCGACAACGCCTTCACCAACCCCACGTCGTTCTTCCGGGTCTTCGCCGACATCAGCGACGACGAGGCCGTCGAGCGGGCCCTGGGGTACTGGCGCGAGATCAACCTGCCGAACCTCGAAGAGAACGTGCTCCCCACGCGCCACCGCGCGAAGCTCGTGCTGCAGAAGGGCGCCGACCACACCGTCGAGTCGGTGCTGCTGCGCAAGCTCTGA
- the alr gene encoding alanine racemase: MRMAPGVLREALIDVDAITENVRHLRKLTDSEIIAVVKAEGYGHGAYRAAVAALRGGAARIGVSDIDEALALRRAGIRAPLFAWLHAPGAAFGEAVRNDIELGISDIDQLLRAGEAAQGDRPAAVHLKIETGLSRNGIAPADWRVVFSEAARLERIGRLRVVGLFSHLSNTSEADDRAALARFEEGVILAASAGLHPPLRHIAATNAAIALPEARLGCVRIGIGLYGVSPFDGRTPADLGLRPAMTLRGAVAAVRRVPAGTGVSYGYDYRTESDTTLALVPLGYADGVPRQASGRGSVSINGRRFTVAGRIAMDQFVVDVGDHPVAVGDEVVLFGDPTLGVPSARDWADAADTIDYEIVTRVGVRVPRREVGA; the protein is encoded by the coding sequence ATGAGAATGGCACCCGGCGTGCTGCGCGAAGCGCTCATCGATGTCGACGCGATCACCGAGAACGTGCGCCACCTGCGAAAGCTCACCGACTCCGAGATCATCGCGGTCGTCAAGGCCGAGGGGTACGGCCACGGCGCCTACCGTGCCGCGGTCGCCGCGCTCCGCGGGGGAGCGGCCCGCATCGGCGTCTCCGACATCGACGAGGCGCTGGCGCTGCGGCGAGCGGGCATCCGCGCTCCGCTGTTCGCGTGGCTCCACGCGCCCGGCGCGGCGTTCGGCGAGGCCGTGCGAAACGACATCGAGCTCGGCATCTCCGACATCGACCAGCTTCTGCGCGCGGGCGAGGCGGCGCAGGGCGATCGCCCGGCGGCGGTGCACCTCAAGATCGAGACGGGTCTATCGCGCAACGGCATCGCGCCGGCCGACTGGCGCGTGGTGTTCTCCGAGGCCGCCCGTCTGGAGCGCATCGGGCGGCTGCGCGTCGTGGGGCTGTTCTCGCACCTGTCCAACACGAGCGAGGCCGACGACCGTGCCGCGCTCGCCCGGTTCGAAGAGGGTGTCATCCTGGCGGCATCCGCCGGTCTTCACCCGCCGCTTCGCCACATCGCGGCGACGAACGCCGCGATCGCCCTGCCCGAGGCGCGACTCGGATGCGTGCGCATCGGCATCGGTCTCTACGGGGTCTCGCCGTTCGACGGCCGGACGCCCGCCGACCTGGGGCTGCGCCCGGCGATGACGCTGCGCGGCGCCGTCGCGGCGGTACGGCGCGTGCCCGCGGGCACCGGGGTGTCGTACGGGTACGACTACCGCACCGAGAGCGACACGACGCTGGCGCTCGTTCCGCTCGGCTACGCCGACGGCGTGCCCCGCCAGGCGTCGGGTCGGGGGTCGGTGTCGATCAACGGGCGACGCTTCACAGTGGCCGGTCGCATCGCGATGGACCAGTTCGTCGTCGACGTCGGCGATCACCCGGTCGCGGTGGGCGACGAGGTCGTGCTGTTCGGCGACCCGACGCTGGGCGTGCCGTCGGCGCGGGACTGGGCGGATGCCGCCGACACCATCGACTACGAGATCGTCACGCGCGTGGGGGTCCGGGTCCCCCGGCGGGAGGTGGGCGCGTGA
- a CDS encoding OmpA family protein codes for MSRSPRLPAALRPTAVRLAAAVSASVVVMSLAGCVSEPVPSTVRSSAAADTPVSTATAAAASAARVPGYDVGEIPPVPLFVLPDLSLLGGSASAFTISAASTLSSAPGVTVASAACGTPGQVSTSAGTAVLYGDGSGSYTGADGTVQNFGDGSGTTTIDGVEIQNFGDGSGTYRSGEVAIQNFGDGSGTYVDASRQVQIFGDGSGTSTHGDESIQNFGDGSGTYRSGEVAIQNFGDGAGTYTDGTLTVQNFGDGTGRVDGEPVTVDPLPPVPRLGVFPPLAALAPVASCGTTLTLSDAVLFDFDSAELRADAAAVLDALAAVLIDGRVPAATVSGHTDAIGTDAENQDLSERRARAVVAALTERATPVAWTAEGYGESRPVAANELDGVDNPAGRQLNRRVEILVPSFGG; via the coding sequence ATGAGTCGATCCCCTCGCCTCCCCGCCGCGCTCCGCCCCACGGCGGTTCGCCTGGCCGCGGCCGTCTCGGCCTCCGTCGTCGTGATGAGCCTGGCCGGCTGCGTCTCGGAGCCGGTGCCGTCGACCGTGAGGTCGTCGGCGGCCGCCGACACCCCCGTGTCCACGGCGACGGCGGCCGCGGCCTCAGCCGCTCGCGTGCCCGGCTACGACGTCGGCGAGATCCCGCCCGTGCCCCTGTTCGTGCTGCCCGACCTGTCGCTGCTGGGCGGCTCGGCGTCGGCGTTCACGATCTCGGCGGCGTCGACGCTGTCGAGTGCGCCGGGGGTGACGGTGGCCTCCGCGGCGTGCGGGACCCCCGGCCAGGTGTCCACGTCGGCCGGCACGGCCGTGCTCTACGGCGACGGTTCCGGCTCGTACACCGGCGCCGACGGAACCGTCCAGAACTTCGGCGACGGCTCGGGGACCACGACGATCGACGGTGTCGAGATCCAGAACTTCGGTGACGGGTCGGGGACGTACCGGTCGGGCGAGGTCGCGATCCAGAACTTCGGCGACGGTTCGGGCACGTACGTCGACGCGTCGCGCCAGGTGCAGATCTTCGGCGACGGGTCGGGAACCTCCACGCACGGCGACGAGAGCATCCAGAACTTCGGCGACGGGTCGGGGACGTACCGGTCGGGCGAGGTCGCGATCCAGAACTTCGGCGACGGAGCGGGGACGTACACCGACGGCACCCTCACGGTGCAGAACTTCGGCGACGGCACCGGCCGCGTCGACGGTGAGCCCGTGACCGTCGACCCGCTGCCCCCGGTGCCGCGGTTGGGTGTGTTCCCGCCGCTGGCGGCCCTCGCCCCGGTCGCGAGCTGCGGCACGACCCTGACGCTCTCGGACGCCGTGCTGTTCGACTTCGACTCGGCCGAGCTGCGCGCCGATGCCGCCGCCGTGCTCGACGCGCTCGCGGCCGTGCTGATCGACGGCCGGGTGCCGGCGGCGACCGTCTCGGGGCACACGGATGCGATCGGCACCGACGCCGAGAACCAGGACCTGTCGGAGCGGCGCGCGCGAGCCGTCGTCGCCGCCCTGACCGAACGCGCCACGCCCGTGGCCTGGACGGCCGAGGGCTACGGTGAGTCGCGTCCGGTCGCCGCCAACGAGCTCGACGGGGTCGACAACCCCGCGGGTCGGCAACTCAATCGCCGGGTCGAGATCCTCGTCCCCTCATTCGGAGGCTGA
- the glmM gene encoding phosphoglucosamine mutase: MPLFGTDGVRGLANGLLTAELALHLAQATAVVLGQGRSAEARKAEGRRLTAVVARDPRVSGEFLAAAVAAGLASSGVDVLDAGVIPTPATAFLIADHDADFGVMVSASHNPAPDNGIKIFARGGTKLPDEVEQRIEQALEGERLQPTGAGVGRIRRFADAEDRYVLHLLGSLPHRLDGIHVVLDCAHGAAAGVSPETFKDAGATVTVIGAEPDGLNINDGVGSTHLDVLAEAVVRLGADVGIAHDGDADRCLAVDAQGNIVDGDQIMAILAVAMKQRGALVDDTLVATVMSNLGLHRAMEAHGIRVLQTGVGDRYVLEAMNEGGYSLGGEQSGHVIMSRFATTGDGLLTGLHLVAEMARQGKTLGELASIMTVYPQVLVNVRGVDRDGVHDHAVQEAVAASTAELGDSGRVLLRASGTEQLVRVMVEAASEEDARAHADRLAEVVQERLAL, from the coding sequence ATGCCTCTTTTCGGCACGGACGGGGTGCGGGGGCTGGCCAACGGCCTCCTCACCGCCGAACTCGCGCTGCACCTGGCCCAGGCGACTGCTGTCGTCCTGGGCCAGGGCCGTTCGGCGGAGGCGCGGAAGGCCGAAGGCCGCCGCCTCACCGCCGTCGTCGCGCGCGACCCGCGCGTCTCGGGGGAGTTCCTCGCGGCCGCGGTCGCTGCGGGACTCGCCTCGTCGGGCGTCGACGTGCTCGACGCCGGGGTCATCCCCACCCCCGCCACCGCGTTCCTCATCGCCGACCATGACGCCGACTTCGGTGTGATGGTCTCGGCGTCGCACAACCCCGCTCCCGACAACGGGATCAAGATCTTCGCCCGCGGGGGCACCAAGCTCCCCGACGAGGTCGAGCAGCGCATCGAGCAGGCGCTCGAGGGCGAACGACTGCAGCCCACCGGGGCCGGCGTCGGTCGCATCCGTCGGTTCGCCGACGCGGAGGACCGCTACGTCCTGCACCTGCTGGGCTCGCTGCCGCACCGCCTCGACGGCATCCACGTCGTGCTCGACTGCGCCCACGGCGCCGCGGCCGGCGTGTCGCCCGAGACGTTCAAGGACGCCGGCGCGACGGTCACCGTCATCGGCGCCGAACCCGATGGTCTGAACATCAACGACGGCGTGGGCTCGACGCACCTCGACGTGCTCGCCGAAGCCGTCGTGCGCCTCGGCGCCGACGTCGGCATCGCCCACGACGGCGACGCGGACCGCTGTCTGGCCGTCGACGCGCAGGGCAACATCGTCGACGGTGACCAGATCATGGCCATCCTCGCGGTGGCGATGAAGCAGCGTGGTGCGCTCGTCGACGACACGCTCGTTGCGACGGTCATGAGCAACCTCGGCCTGCACCGCGCGATGGAGGCCCATGGCATCCGGGTCCTGCAGACCGGCGTCGGCGACCGTTACGTGCTCGAGGCCATGAACGAGGGCGGCTACTCCCTCGGTGGCGAGCAGTCGGGCCACGTCATCATGAGCCGCTTCGCGACGACGGGTGATGGCCTGCTCACCGGGCTGCACCTCGTCGCCGAGATGGCGCGACAGGGCAAGACGCTCGGTGAGCTCGCCTCGATCATGACGGTGTACCCGCAGGTGCTCGTGAACGTGCGCGGCGTCGATCGCGACGGCGTGCACGACCACGCGGTGCAGGAGGCTGTCGCCGCGTCCACCGCCGAACTGGGCGACTCGGGCCGCGTGCTGCTGCGCGCCTCGGGCACCGAGCAGCTCGTGCGCGTCATGGTCGAAGCCGCGTCCGAAGAAGACGCCCGCGCGCACGCGGACCGTCTCGCCGAGGTCGTGCAGGAGCGCTTGGCGCTGTAA